The following proteins are co-located in the Escherichia fergusonii ATCC 35469 genome:
- the ppsR gene encoding posphoenolpyruvate synthetase regulatory kinase/phosphorylase PpsR, whose product MDSAVDRHVFYISDGTAITAEVLGHAVMSQFPVTISSITLPFVENESRARAVKDQIDAIYHQTGVRPLVFYSIVLPEIRAIILQSEGFCQDIVQALVAPLQQEMKLDPTPIAHRTHGLTPGNLNKYDARIAAIDYTLAHDDGISLRNLDQAQVILLGVSRCGKTPTSLYLAMQFGIRAANYPFIADDMDNLVLPASLKPLQHKLFGLTINPERLAAIREERRENSRYASLRQCRMEVAEVEALYRKNQIPWINSTNYSVEEIATKILDIMGLNRRMY is encoded by the coding sequence ATGGATAGTGCTGTAGATCGTCACGTTTTCTATATTTCTGATGGCACCGCCATTACTGCAGAAGTTTTAGGCCATGCGGTGATGTCACAATTCCCGGTAACCATTAGCAGTATTACTTTACCGTTTGTTGAAAACGAGAGTCGTGCCAGGGCAGTTAAAGATCAAATCGATGCTATTTATCATCAAACGGGTGTACGACCACTGGTTTTCTATTCCATCGTCTTACCGGAAATTCGCGCTATCATTTTGCAAAGTGAAGGATTTTGCCAGGATATCGTCCAGGCGCTGGTGGCACCTTTGCAACAAGAAATGAAGCTCGATCCGACACCGATAGCTCATCGAACGCATGGCCTGACACCCGGTAATCTGAATAAATACGATGCCCGTATCGCGGCTATCGACTATACCCTCGCTCACGATGATGGTATTTCGTTGCGCAACCTTGATCAGGCGCAGGTCATCTTACTGGGCGTTTCTCGCTGTGGTAAAACCCCTACCAGCCTGTATCTGGCGATGCAATTTGGTATCCGGGCGGCTAACTACCCCTTTATTGCTGATGATATGGATAACCTGGTGCTTCCTGCATCGCTCAAACCATTGCAACACAAACTCTTTGGTTTGACGATCAACCCAGAAAGATTGGCAGCAATTCGTGAAGAGCGACGTGAGAACAGTCGCTACGCCTCATTACGTCAATGTCGAATGGAAGTTGCGGAAGTGGAAGCGCTGTACCGTAAAAACCAGATCCCGTGGATCAACAGTACCAACTATTCGGTAGAAGAGATTGCCACCAAAATTCTGGATATTATGGGGCTGAATCGAAGAATGTACTAG
- the selO gene encoding protein adenylyltransferase SelO, translated as MTLSFTTRWRDELPATWTALNPTPLHNARLIWHNAELAHELAIPQSLFADNKGAGVWGGEALLPGMSPLAQVYSGHQFGVWAGQLGDGRGILLGEQLLADGTTMDWHLKGAGLTPYSRMGDGRAVLRSTIRESLASEAMHYLGIPGTRSLAIVTSDTPVYRETTETGAMLMRLAQSHMRFGHFEHFYYRRDIEKVQLLADFAIRHYWPHLQEEQDKYAIWFRDVVARTASLIAGWQTVGFAHGVMNTDNMSIMGLTLDYGPFGFLDDYNPQFICNHSDHQGRYSFDNQPAVALWNLQRLAQTLSPFIAVNALNDALDSYKQVLLAVYGKRMRQKLGFYTEQNNDNDLLNELFALMAREGSDYTRTFRMLSQTEQNSASSPLRDEFIDRAAFDSWFSRYRARIQTEQVTDDERQLQMKSVNPAVVLRNWLAQRAINDAQKGDMEELHRLHDVLRNPFNDRDDDYSRRPPEWGKRLEVSCSS; from the coding sequence ATGACCCTGTCTTTTACCACGCGCTGGCGTGACGAATTACCAGCAACCTGGACCGCTCTTAACCCGACGCCATTGCATAATGCGCGGCTTATCTGGCATAACGCGGAACTGGCGCACGAACTGGCGATCCCACAATCCCTTTTTGCTGATAACAAAGGCGCTGGTGTCTGGGGCGGTGAGGCATTACTTCCCGGAATGTCACCATTGGCGCAAGTCTACAGTGGGCATCAGTTTGGTGTCTGGGCCGGGCAGTTAGGCGATGGCCGAGGGATTTTGTTAGGCGAACAATTATTAGCAGATGGCACAACCATGGACTGGCATCTGAAAGGTGCGGGGCTAACGCCTTATTCACGTATGGGCGATGGGCGTGCAGTGCTGCGTTCGACCATCCGCGAAAGCCTGGCGAGTGAAGCGATGCATTATTTGGGTATTCCGGGCACCCGCTCCCTGGCTATTGTCACCAGCGATACCCCGGTTTACCGTGAGACCACTGAGACGGGAGCGATGCTGATGCGTTTGGCGCAAAGCCATATGCGCTTCGGTCATTTTGAGCATTTCTACTATCGGCGTGATATTGAGAAAGTACAACTTTTGGCGGATTTCGCTATTCGTCACTACTGGCCTCACTTGCAAGAAGAACAGGATAAATATGCGATCTGGTTTCGTGATGTCGTCGCGCGGACGGCTTCACTTATTGCTGGCTGGCAAACGGTGGGATTTGCGCATGGTGTTATGAATACTGACAACATGTCGATAATGGGTCTGACGCTTGATTACGGGCCATTTGGTTTTCTTGATGATTATAACCCGCAATTTATTTGTAACCATTCTGACCATCAGGGGCGCTATAGTTTTGATAATCAACCAGCGGTAGCGTTGTGGAATTTACAAAGGCTGGCCCAAACCTTGTCACCTTTTATTGCTGTTAATGCGTTAAATGATGCCCTGGACAGCTACAAGCAGGTGTTATTAGCCGTGTATGGTAAACGGATGCGCCAGAAACTGGGGTTCTATACAGAACAAAACAATGACAACGATTTATTAAATGAACTGTTTGCCTTAATGGCACGTGAAGGTAGCGATTATACCCGCACATTCCGGATGCTAAGCCAGACTGAGCAGAACAGTGCGTCATCGCCGTTACGTGATGAATTTATTGATCGTGCAGCATTTGATAGCTGGTTTAGCCGTTATCGTGCACGGATACAAACAGAGCAGGTTACGGATGATGAGCGTCAGCTACAGATGAAAAGCGTCAATCCAGCGGTTGTGTTACGTAACTGGCTGGCCCAAAGAGCAATCAACGATGCACAGAAAGGAGATATGGAGGAACTGCATCGATTGCATGACGTATTGCGTAATCCCTTCAACGATCGTGATGATGATTACTCCCGCCGTCCTCCTGAATGGGGTAAACGGCTGGAAGTCAGTTGTTCGAGCTAA
- the hemP gene encoding hemin uptake protein HemP: protein MDFVARTVVKEKEKKLTATPPVRRIASKTLLGPEGKVIIDHDGQEYLLRKTQAGKLLLTK from the coding sequence ATGGATTTTGTCGCCAGAACAGTAGTAAAGGAAAAAGAAAAAAAACTTACCGCCACACCGCCCGTACGGCGGATAGCCAGTAAAACGTTGTTGGGCCCGGAAGGTAAAGTCATTATCGATCATGACGGTCAGGAATACCTGCTGCGTAAAACGCAGGCAGGTAAGTTATTGCTAACAAAGTAG
- a CDS encoding EAL domain-containing protein, whose translation MKISLDNNYHSELYFLPARNYQNKLIGLTVFTNFVSDDGQVRIPTELVIPRMSGEQQYRLFKEQLDVIERCQHFFMQHNLLAWVYLSAPIAESLLNDDETLMRILRLSFIELLINENDVEIARGVINPSLIALSHQFALVLANFGAGELSTKAIFEDLFKRVIFDKSFVHKQSSRLSFEPFIRAIIAQISVHTESLMVCGIDSDKLFQQVMPFHFFAMQGGLWPAVATKHVTTLVQ comes from the coding sequence ATGAAGATTTCGTTGGATAATAATTATCATTCTGAACTTTATTTTCTCCCCGCACGGAATTATCAAAATAAACTGATCGGTTTAACCGTTTTTACCAATTTTGTCTCTGATGATGGGCAAGTGCGCATCCCTACGGAACTGGTGATACCGCGCATGTCGGGTGAACAGCAATATCGCCTTTTTAAGGAGCAACTGGACGTCATCGAACGTTGTCAGCATTTTTTTATGCAGCATAATTTGTTGGCATGGGTTTATTTATCGGCGCCAATAGCTGAATCGTTATTAAATGATGATGAAACTCTGATGCGTATTTTACGCTTGTCATTCATTGAATTGTTGATAAACGAAAATGATGTAGAAATCGCCAGAGGCGTGATAAATCCGAGTCTGATCGCTCTTTCTCACCAATTTGCATTAGTGCTGGCAAACTTCGGTGCTGGTGAGTTATCGACAAAAGCGATCTTCGAAGACCTGTTTAAACGCGTAATTTTTGATAAGTCATTTGTTCACAAACAATCGTCTCGTTTATCTTTTGAGCCTTTTATACGCGCTATTATTGCGCAGATATCTGTACACACTGAATCATTAATGGTCTGTGGCATTGACTCAGATAAATTATTTCAGCAAGTAATGCCTTTTCATTTCTTTGCAATGCAAGGTGGTTTGTGGCCCGCGGTCGCGACGAAGCACGTTACCACGTTGGTACAGTAG
- the aroH gene encoding 3-deoxy-7-phosphoheptulonate synthase AroH, protein MNKTDELRTARIDSLVTPAELAQRYPVSTDVARHVTDSRRRIEKILNGEDHRLLVIIGPCSIHDLDAAMDYAKRLQSMRNQYQHRLEIVMRTYFEKPRTVVGWKGLISDPDLNGSYRVNHGLELARKLLLQVNELGVPTATEFLDMVTGQFIADLISWGAIGARTTESQIHREMASALSCPVGFKNGTDGNTRIAVDAIRASRASHMFLSPDKNGQMTIYQTSGNPYGHIIMRGGKKPNYHAEDIAAACDTLHEFDLPEHLVVDFSHGNCQKQHRRQLDVCDDICQQIRNGSTAIAGIMAESFLREGTQKIISGQPLVYGQSITDPCLSWEDSEILLSKLASAVDSRF, encoded by the coding sequence ATGAACAAAACTGACGAACTCCGCACGGCGCGTATAGACAGTCTGGTAACTCCGGCTGAACTGGCCCAGCGGTATCCCGTGTCCACTGATGTCGCCCGTCATGTTACTGACTCCCGACGACGTATTGAAAAGATATTGAATGGTGAAGATCATCGACTGCTGGTCATAATTGGCCCCTGTTCCATTCATGATCTTGATGCAGCGATGGATTATGCAAAGCGATTGCAAAGTATGCGTAATCAGTATCAGCATCGACTTGAAATCGTGATGCGCACCTATTTTGAAAAACCACGTACCGTCGTGGGCTGGAAAGGACTCATTTCCGACCCTGATTTAAACGGCAGTTATCGGGTGAATCATGGTCTGGAGCTGGCCCGGAAATTATTGCTCCAGGTCAATGAACTTGGCGTTCCCACGGCTACTGAATTCCTCGATATGGTGACCGGGCAATTTATTGCCGATCTGATTAGCTGGGGGGCTATTGGTGCACGGACTACTGAAAGCCAGATCCATCGTGAAATGGCTTCCGCCCTGTCCTGCCCGGTTGGCTTTAAAAATGGCACCGATGGCAATACCCGTATCGCGGTCGATGCTATTCGCGCCTCTCGCGCCAGCCATATGTTCCTGTCACCAGATAAAAATGGGCAGATGACTATTTACCAGACCAGCGGCAATCCTTACGGTCATATCATTATGCGTGGTGGCAAGAAACCAAACTACCATGCAGAAGATATTGCTGCTGCCTGTGATACGCTGCACGAGTTCGATCTGCCAGAGCATTTAGTTGTAGATTTCAGCCACGGCAATTGCCAAAAGCAGCACCGGCGACAGTTGGATGTTTGTGATGATATTTGCCAACAGATACGTAATGGCTCTACCGCCATTGCCGGTATCATGGCGGAAAGTTTTCTGCGTGAAGGCACTCAAAAAATCATCAGCGGTCAGCCACTGGTCTACGGTCAATCTATTACCGACCCTTGCCTTAGCTGGGAAGACTCAGAAATCCTGCTGAGTAAGCTTGCTTCAGCTGTCGATAGCCGCTTCTGA